A single region of the Pseudomonadales bacterium genome encodes:
- the aroA gene encoding 3-phosphoshikimate 1-carboxyvinyltransferase: MSQYNFIAKPTIDGAPAEQGIVRGDIRVPGDKSISHRSIMFGALAEGTSHVSGFLEGQDALATLNAFRTMGVAIEGPQDGKVTIHGVGMHGLTAPSAALDMGNSGTSIRLLSGLLAGQGFDVEMIGDESLSKRPMKRVTDPLALMNVDVDTAEGGTPPLKIKASTAALKAIHYDLPMASAQVKSCVLLAGLYADGKTSITEPAPTRDHTERMLEAFGYAVEVDGPTRAVVGGGKLQAADIDIPSDISSAAFFMVAASLVKGSDITLRHVGINPTRIGIINILRDMGANITLLNESKIGGEPVADIRVQGGELKGIKINEKDVPLAIDEFPVLFIAAAAASGETVLTGAEELRVKESDRIQVMADGLIALGVDAHPTADGIVIQGLGGTDKRIAGGEVESHHDHRISMSFAVASLIAEAPILIKGVDNVATSFPNFLTLANDVGFNLEMIDA; the protein is encoded by the coding sequence ATGAGTCAATATAACTTTATTGCAAAACCTACGATTGATGGCGCCCCTGCTGAACAGGGCATAGTGCGTGGTGATATCCGTGTGCCGGGTGACAAATCAATTTCTCACCGTTCTATTATGTTTGGCGCTTTAGCAGAGGGCACCTCGCATGTATCCGGCTTTTTAGAGGGGCAAGATGCCTTAGCCACATTAAATGCATTTCGCACTATGGGCGTCGCAATAGAAGGCCCGCAGGATGGCAAAGTGACCATTCACGGTGTTGGTATGCACGGTTTAACAGCGCCCAGTGCAGCCTTAGATATGGGTAACTCAGGCACGTCGATTCGTTTATTATCAGGGCTGTTAGCGGGTCAAGGCTTTGATGTTGAAATGATTGGTGACGAGTCATTATCAAAGCGTCCGATGAAGCGTGTGACTGATCCTCTGGCATTAATGAATGTAGACGTAGATACAGCCGAGGGGGGTACACCGCCATTAAAGATTAAGGCAAGTACAGCTGCGCTGAAGGCGATTCATTACGATTTGCCGATGGCGTCTGCGCAGGTTAAATCCTGTGTGCTTTTGGCAGGCCTTTATGCCGACGGAAAAACCTCTATTACGGAGCCGGCACCAACGCGTGACCATACTGAACGCATGTTAGAAGCATTTGGCTATGCGGTAGAAGTTGATGGTCCAACGCGCGCTGTTGTCGGTGGTGGCAAATTGCAGGCCGCTGATATTGATATTCCCTCTGATATTTCATCGGCGGCTTTTTTCATGGTCGCCGCCAGTTTAGTCAAGGGCAGTGATATTACCCTTAGGCATGTGGGTATCAATCCAACGCGCATCGGTATTATTAATATCCTGCGTGATATGGGTGCTAACATTACACTGCTGAACGAAAGTAAAATAGGTGGCGAACCGGTTGCTGATATTCGAGTGCAGGGTGGTGAGCTGAAAGGCATCAAGATTAATGAAAAAGATGTGCCGCTTGCGATTGATGAGTTTCCTGTGCTGTTTATTGCCGCCGCTGCAGCAAGCGGAGAAACGGTATTAACCGGCGCAGAGGAGCTGCGGGTCAAAGAGTCTGACCGTATTCAAGTCATGGCTGACGGCCTAATTGCGTTAGGGGTGGATGCACATCCGACAGCAGACGGCATTGTTATTCAGGGCCTTGGTGGCACCGACAAGCGCATCGCTGGTGGTGAAGTCGAGTCTCATCATGATCATCGTATATCTATGTCGTTTGCCGTAGCGTCGTTAATTGCCGAGGCGCCGATTTTGATCAAAGGTGTAGACAATGTGGCAACCTCATTCCCTAACTTTTTAACACTGGCAAATGACGTAGGCTTCAATCTTGAAATGATTGATGCTTAA
- the trmY gene encoding tRNA (pseudouridine(54)-N(1))-methyltransferase TrmY, whose amino-acid sequence MRAFVIRARSAPTDSAKLLAEVGGDAHAEILAHSLMNAIFVAQSHRSHVQVYLVLESTQDFSRTIHFDSDRLANIGGFHEQAWLAKICKALDASQGLSKEQSVEVEAGLSVATKSFEKLLQELVEDYQVYMMDKKGQAIRDVDFPENVCFLLTDHIPMPKKAYNSFKRLGVEKISLGPTMLFASQCITLIQHELDMAGVQ is encoded by the coding sequence ATGCGCGCCTTTGTTATTCGAGCTCGTTCAGCGCCTACCGACAGCGCAAAGTTGCTGGCTGAGGTCGGCGGTGATGCACATGCGGAAATCCTAGCGCATAGTCTGATGAATGCGATATTTGTTGCACAGTCACATCGAAGCCATGTTCAGGTTTATTTAGTACTAGAAAGCACGCAAGATTTCTCACGAACCATTCATTTTGATAGTGATAGGCTCGCCAATATTGGCGGCTTTCACGAGCAAGCCTGGCTTGCAAAAATTTGCAAAGCGCTCGATGCTTCTCAAGGCTTAAGTAAAGAGCAGTCGGTAGAGGTTGAAGCGGGCTTGTCGGTTGCGACTAAAAGCTTCGAAAAGTTACTGCAAGAGCTTGTTGAAGACTACCAGGTTTACATGATGGACAAGAAAGGGCAGGCTATTCGCGATGTCGACTTTCCTGAAAATGTTTGCTTTTTACTCACCGACCATATTCCTATGCCGAAAAAAGCCTATAACAGCTTTAAGCGTTTGGGTGTGGAAAAGATCAGCCTAGGCCCCACCATGTTATTTGCCTCGCAGTGTATCACCTTGATTCAGCATGAATTAGACATGGCGGGCGTGCAGTAG
- the pheA gene encoding prephenate dehydratase: MSDKQIPSLDQLRTSIDAIDKQLHQLLNQRAKVAQQVAEVKLKDVPLAQHDEVKFYRPEREAQVLRAVKARNDGPLEDDAVAHIFREIMSACLALEKPLSIAFLGPEGTFTHAAAQKHFGFGAITAPVSSIAQVFSQVENGDATYGVVPVENSTEGMVNHTLDNFMQSSLKICGEVELPINLHLLVHPDSKPDAIGKICAHQQALAQSRYWLDQHWPDIERVAVASNALAAQMAQDDTSVAAIAGSMAIELYGLSAMAENIQDLSTNTTRFLIVGRESVGPSGDDKTSVIVSTHNKPGALYRLLGSFEREGVMLTRIDTRPSRTENWAYVFFIEFEGHQSSSTTQKILDELKEQSIVLKTLGSYPKAAL; encoded by the coding sequence ATGAGCGATAAGCAAATACCGTCATTAGATCAGCTACGTACGTCTATCGATGCGATTGATAAACAGCTGCATCAGCTGCTCAATCAGCGTGCTAAGGTGGCGCAGCAGGTTGCCGAGGTAAAGTTGAAAGACGTGCCGCTTGCTCAGCATGATGAGGTGAAATTTTATCGCCCAGAGCGTGAGGCACAGGTCTTACGTGCAGTGAAAGCACGTAACGATGGGCCGTTAGAAGATGATGCTGTAGCGCATATTTTTCGTGAAATCATGTCGGCATGTTTGGCCCTAGAAAAGCCATTAAGTATCGCTTTTTTAGGCCCTGAAGGCACTTTTACGCATGCTGCGGCGCAAAAACACTTTGGCTTTGGGGCGATAACTGCACCGGTTTCATCGATTGCGCAAGTGTTTAGTCAAGTTGAAAACGGCGATGCTACTTACGGTGTTGTGCCAGTTGAAAATTCAACCGAGGGCATGGTCAACCACACGCTTGATAACTTCATGCAGTCGAGCTTGAAGATTTGTGGCGAAGTGGAGTTGCCGATTAACTTACACTTATTGGTGCACCCTGACAGTAAACCTGATGCGATTGGTAAAATTTGCGCGCATCAGCAAGCCTTAGCGCAGTCTCGCTATTGGTTAGATCAACATTGGCCGGATATTGAGCGGGTCGCGGTGGCATCTAACGCCTTAGCGGCGCAAATGGCGCAAGATGATACATCGGTTGCGGCCATTGCCGGTTCGATGGCAATAGAGCTGTATGGTTTGTCAGCGATGGCTGAAAATATTCAGGATTTATCAACCAATACTACGCGTTTCTTAATTGTTGGTCGTGAATCGGTGGGTCCTTCTGGGGATGATAAGACCTCAGTGATTGTGTCAACGCACAACAAACCTGGCGCCTTGTACCGTTTGCTTGGCTCGTTCGAACGTGAGGGCGTAATGTTGACGCGTATTGATACCCGACCGTCGCGTACTGAAAATTGGGCCTATGTGTTTTTCATTGAATTCGAAGGCCATCAAAGCTCATCGACTACGCAGAAAATCTTAGATGAGCTGAAAGAGCAATCTATTGTGCTAAAGACCTTAGGCTCTTACCCCAAAGCTGCCTTATAA
- the serC gene encoding 3-phosphoserine/phosphohydroxythreonine transaminase, with protein MARVHNFCAGPAALPESVLKQAQDEILDWQGAGLSVMEMSHRSAEIVAIAEQAEQDLRDLMAIPDDYAVLFLQGGASTQFASVPLNLLPEGGVADYLNTGQWSKKAIKEAKRYGQVNVAASSEDTNFSTIPAVDSWQLSDNAAYLHFTPNETIGGVEFFHEPEVNAPLVADMSSTILSRHIDVTKYGVIYAGAQKNIGPAGLTLVIVRKDLLGRARPSTPAMLDWQTAADNDSMYNTPPTYAIYLAGLVFKWLKAQGGIAAIEAINRRKAAKLYDYIDNSGFYANPVELSSRSLMNVPFTLANADLDKTFLQQADAAGLLNLKGHRSVGGMRASIYNAVPEQAVDDLIAFMQQFAAAQG; from the coding sequence ATGGCAAGAGTTCATAACTTCTGTGCAGGCCCGGCAGCGTTGCCGGAGTCAGTTCTTAAGCAGGCACAAGATGAAATTTTAGATTGGCAGGGCGCTGGCCTGTCGGTAATGGAAATGAGTCATCGAAGTGCCGAGATTGTCGCGATAGCCGAGCAGGCAGAGCAAGATTTACGTGATTTAATGGCTATACCGGATGATTATGCAGTACTGTTTTTACAAGGCGGTGCAAGCACGCAATTCGCCTCTGTGCCATTAAACCTATTGCCTGAAGGTGGTGTTGCCGATTATCTGAATACAGGTCAGTGGTCGAAAAAGGCCATTAAAGAGGCTAAGCGCTACGGCCAAGTCAATGTTGCCGCATCTTCTGAAGATACTAATTTCTCGACTATCCCAGCCGTTGATAGCTGGCAGCTATCAGATAACGCTGCATATTTACATTTCACCCCTAATGAAACTATTGGCGGTGTGGAATTTTTTCATGAGCCTGAAGTTAATGCGCCATTAGTTGCCGATATGTCGTCAACGATCTTATCACGTCATATTGATGTGACTAAATACGGTGTTATTTATGCAGGTGCGCAAAAAAATATTGGCCCAGCCGGTTTAACCTTGGTCATTGTGCGTAAAGACCTACTGGGTCGTGCTCGCCCATCAACGCCTGCCATGTTAGATTGGCAGACGGCAGCCGATAATGACAGCATGTATAACACGCCGCCAACCTATGCTATTTATTTGGCTGGCCTAGTTTTTAAATGGTTAAAAGCGCAGGGCGGTATAGCGGCGATAGAGGCAATAAATCGTCGTAAAGCGGCAAAGCTCTATGACTACATCGATAATTCTGGTTTCTATGCCAACCCTGTAGAGTTGTCCTCTCGCTCTTTGATGAATGTACCCTTTACATTGGCGAATGCTGATCTGGATAAAACCTTTTTACAACAGGCAGATGCAGCAGGTCTGCTTAATCTTAAGGGCCATCGCAGCGTTGGTGGTATGCGCGCCAGCATCTACAATGCGGTGCCTGAGCAAGCAGTCGATGATCTTATCGCGTTTATGCAACAATTTGCTGCTGCGCAAGGCTAG
- a CDS encoding histidinol-phosphate transaminase, whose amino-acid sequence MSCDFIALANQGVQALRPYQPGKPVEELQRELGLEKIVKLASNENPLGLSPMVQSRLADPKLLSELTRYPDGAAFSLKQKLADVYKLSPDQLTLGNGSNDVLNLIGLSYINPNSSVIYSQHAFVVYSIMTQYLGAKAIEVAAKNYGYDLDAMLAAITDDTSVIFIANPNNPTGTWLSHQAMLTFMQQVPEHIIVVLDEAYSEYIDEVGDDYADGFALLRAFPNLVLTRSFSKAFGLAGLRCGFAASSPDIADILNRVREPFNVNILAQLAAQTVLDDHDYLQRSIAVNAAGRIQLETALAALNLAFIPSQGNFITFDTARDADAVYHDLLALGVIVRPIAGYGLPQHLRVSIGLAEENQAFIDALHQLRAQAKI is encoded by the coding sequence ATGAGCTGTGATTTTATTGCATTAGCGAATCAAGGTGTGCAAGCCTTGCGCCCCTATCAGCCTGGAAAACCGGTTGAAGAACTGCAGCGTGAGCTGGGACTTGAAAAGATTGTTAAACTTGCCAGCAACGAAAACCCATTGGGTCTCAGCCCCATGGTGCAATCGCGATTGGCAGATCCCAAGCTGCTGTCTGAGCTTACCCGCTATCCTGATGGCGCGGCTTTCAGCTTAAAGCAAAAACTGGCAGACGTTTATAAGCTGAGCCCCGATCAGCTGACTCTGGGCAATGGCTCGAATGATGTGTTGAATTTGATCGGCCTTAGCTATATCAATCCGAATAGCTCGGTTATTTATTCGCAACATGCCTTTGTAGTCTACTCGATTATGACGCAGTATCTTGGCGCCAAGGCAATTGAGGTAGCTGCAAAAAATTATGGCTACGATCTTGATGCGATGCTTGCCGCAATTACTGACGACACGTCAGTGATTTTTATTGCTAACCCGAATAACCCCACCGGCACATGGCTCAGTCATCAAGCGATGCTGACGTTTATGCAGCAAGTACCAGAACATATCATTGTCGTGCTTGATGAGGCCTACAGTGAATACATAGACGAGGTGGGGGATGACTATGCTGATGGCTTCGCCTTGTTGCGCGCCTTCCCTAACTTGGTCTTAACTCGCAGTTTCTCCAAAGCCTTTGGCCTTGCAGGTTTGCGCTGTGGTTTTGCCGCCTCTTCACCGGATATCGCCGATATTTTAAATCGGGTGCGTGAGCCATTTAATGTCAATATTCTTGCGCAATTAGCTGCACAAACCGTGTTAGATGATCACGACTATTTACAGCGCAGTATTGCTGTCAATGCAGCTGGGCGAATCCAGCTTGAGACGGCCTTGGCGGCGTTAAATCTGGCCTTCATTCCTTCACAAGGTAATTTTATTACCTTCGATACAGCAAGAGATGCCGATGCTGTTTATCACGACTTGCTTGCCTTAGGCGTTATTGTGCGACCAATTGCGGGCTATGGTTTGCCGCAGCATTTACGCGTGTCGATTGGCCTAGCTGAAGAAAATCAGGCTTTTATTGATGCGCTGCACCAGCTGCGTGCGCAAGCAAAGATATAG
- a CDS encoding prephenate dehydrogenase/arogenate dehydrogenase family protein, translating to MSELHLANLKMLVIGAGLIGGSWAMGLKQRGKIQSVAAYARNTELLYQGQSLAVIDSVVEDLQQLPQAIAEADVIVLGVPTLAIKQYISMIQTHRQAHAVVTDVASVKGEVADMLVAELGAVPPWFILGHPIAGSEQSGISASNPNLYVNHHVILTPDAQTDAAALHTVSELWQAVGADVVSMPIAQHDKVLASTSHLPHALAFALVDTLRSEEENVEIFRFAAGGFRDFTRIAASHPVMWHDIMLANKSSILDIMGDFRAKLDELEAAMQSNDSEAILSMFERAKDSREEFAKLLAERQAKPAK from the coding sequence ATGAGCGAGCTTCATCTAGCGAACTTAAAAATGCTGGTAATCGGCGCCGGTCTGATCGGTGGTTCATGGGCGATGGGCTTGAAGCAGCGCGGTAAAATTCAATCGGTTGCAGCGTATGCAAGAAATACAGAGCTGCTTTATCAAGGTCAATCGCTAGCAGTGATTGATAGCGTGGTCGAGGATTTACAGCAACTGCCGCAGGCGATTGCAGAGGCTGACGTCATTGTCTTAGGCGTGCCAACCTTAGCGATAAAACAATATATATCGATGATTCAAACGCACCGTCAAGCGCATGCCGTGGTTACCGACGTGGCAAGCGTGAAAGGTGAAGTTGCCGATATGTTAGTGGCTGAATTAGGCGCGGTGCCGCCCTGGTTTATCCTAGGTCATCCAATAGCTGGCTCTGAGCAAAGTGGCATATCAGCGTCCAATCCTAATCTATATGTGAATCATCACGTCATTCTTACGCCCGATGCGCAGACAGATGCGGCTGCCTTGCATACCGTTTCCGAGTTATGGCAGGCGGTTGGTGCAGATGTCGTGAGCATGCCGATTGCGCAACATGACAAAGTGTTAGCGTCAACCAGTCATTTGCCGCATGCGCTTGCCTTTGCCTTGGTGGATACGCTGCGCAGTGAGGAAGAAAATGTCGAAATCTTTCGCTTTGCGGCCGGCGGNTTTCGTGATTTTACNCGTATTGCCGCATCACATCCGGTNATGTGGCACGATATTATGTTAGCCAATAAATCATCTATTTTAGACATCATGGGTGATTTTCGTGCCAAGCTTGATGAATTAGAAGCGGCTATGCAAAGCAATGATAGTGAGGCTATCTTAAGTATGTTTGAGCGTGCTAAAGATTCACGCGAAGAGTTTGCTAAGCTGCTTGCCGAGCGCCAGGCAAAACCTGCCAAATAA